One window of the Octopus sinensis linkage group LG3, ASM634580v1, whole genome shotgun sequence genome contains the following:
- the LOC115209572 gene encoding uncharacterized protein LOC115209572, with translation MTNKGALEAQDRSLEGIRDSSMSGATPLLSGDFRQTLPVIPKGSRAAEVRACLKSSTLWLQVKTLSLSTNMHAHLLGDITSAAFSEEILALGEGKVPRNDRGDITISELCKTVNNPSDLLETVFPNLESNYADIYWLIERTTLAPKNVAVSAISDQPISRIPGEERIYKSIDRISDPQDIVNYSIEFLNSLEPAGLPPHILRLRVGCPIMLIRNFPSA, from the coding sequence ATGACCAATAAGGGTGCCCTTGAGGCACAGGACCGGTCACTGGAAGGTATCAGGGATTCTTCTATGAGTGGTGCAACTCCATTGCTTTCAGGAGATTTCAGGCAAACCCTTCCTGTTATCCCTAAAGGGAGCCGGGCTGCTGAAGTGCGCGCATGCCTTAAGTCATCCACGTTGTGGCTCCAGGTTAAGACCTTGAGCCTaagcacaaacatgcatgcacatttgcTTGGTGATATCACGTCTGCAGCATTTTCTGAAGAGATTTTAGCCCTTGGAGAAGGCAAGGTCCCTAGGAATGATAGGGGCGACATAACCATCTCTGAACTGTGCAAAACCGTGAACAACCCTTCCGATCTTTTGGAAACAGTGTTCCCCAATCTGGAAAGTAATTATGCAGACATCTATTGGCTCATTGAAAGAACCACCCTGGCCCCTAAAAACGTAGCTGTCAGTGCTATCAGCGACCAGCCCATAAGCCGAATTCCGGGTGAAGAGCGCATCTACAAATCGATTGACCGGATCTCTGACCCCCAAGACATTGTCAATTACTCTATCGAGTTTCTCAACTCATTGGAGCCAGCAGGGCTTCCACCTCACATTCTTAGGCTAAGGGTTGGATGCCCAATTATGCTAATCAGAAACTTTCCTTccgcctaa